The DNA segment AGCCCGACCTTGCCTTGCATCTCGGGCCGTTGGCGATCAGCGGCACGGTGTTGACCACCTGGGGCGTGATGGCCGGATTTACCTTGCTGGCGTTACTGCTGCGCTTGCCGGCGAAGGGCGGATTGGCGCGGCTGCATACGGCGCTGGAGGCGGTGGTGGTCGCAATAGATGGCGCAATCGGCGAGGTGCTGCCGGCAGCTGCGGTGCGACGGGTATTGCCGTTCGTCGCGACGCTGTGGCTGTTCGTGTTGGTCGCCAATCTGGTCGGCCTGATTCCGGGCTTGCATTCGCCAACCCGTGATTTATCGGCCACGGCCGCACTGGCAGTACTGGTGTTCGCCTCGACCCACTGGTTCGGCATTCGCGACCGCGGCCTGCGCAACCATCTGCGCCGCTACATCGAACCCAGCGTGATCCTGCTACCGTTTCATATCATCAGCGAATTGACCAGGACGCTGGCCTTGGCGATCCGTTTGTTCGGCAACGTCATGAG comes from the Methylomonas sp. EFPC3 genome and includes:
- a CDS encoding F0F1 ATP synthase subunit A, with the translated sequence MTEPDLALHLGPLAISGTVLTTWGVMAGFTLLALLLRLPAKGGLARLHTALEAVVVAIDGAIGEVLPAAAVRRVLPFVATLWLFVLVANLVGLIPGLHSPTRDLSATAALAVLVFASTHWFGIRDRGLRNHLRRYIEPSVILLPFHIISELTRTLALAIRLFGNVMSLEMAALLVLLIAGFLVPVPLLMLHVVEAVVQAYIFGMLALIYIAGALEPNESDTSATENPS